Proteins from a single region of Deinococcus aquaedulcis:
- a CDS encoding ABC transporter ATP-binding protein: protein MTVPASAHPLTLRVQDLSRVYPSGDGQVQALAPFTHAFAPGLTAVVGPSGSGKSTLLNLLAGFDTPTTGHVEVGGTNLTALPEAARADFRLAHYGFVFQNHNLVGILSAQENVEFPLALAGRPPRERRERARELLALVGLERRAGHLPGQLSGGEAQRVAIARALVGNPGVLLADEPTGNLDTRTGERVLELLRGAAGQGRTVVLITHDRDIAAQADHHLNVRDGAVTPG from the coding sequence ATGACGGTGCCTGCCTCTGCCCACCCCCTGACCCTGCGCGTACAGGACCTCTCGCGCGTGTATCCCAGCGGCGACGGGCAGGTGCAGGCCCTGGCCCCCTTCACCCACGCCTTTGCCCCCGGCCTGACAGCGGTGGTGGGCCCCTCGGGCAGTGGCAAGAGCACCCTGCTGAACCTGCTGGCGGGCTTTGATACCCCCACCACCGGGCATGTGGAGGTGGGCGGCACCAACCTCACCGCCCTGCCCGAAGCCGCCCGCGCCGATTTCCGGCTGGCGCACTACGGCTTTGTGTTCCAGAACCACAACCTTGTGGGCATTCTGAGCGCGCAGGAGAACGTGGAGTTCCCGCTGGCCCTGGCCGGGCGCCCGCCCCGCGAACGCCGGGAGCGCGCGCGCGAACTGCTGGCCCTGGTGGGCCTGGAGCGCCGCGCGGGCCACCTGCCCGGGCAGCTGTCGGGCGGCGAAGCGCAGCGGGTGGCGATTGCCCGCGCTCTGGTGGGCAACCCCGGCGTTCTGCTGGCCGACGAACCCACCGGCAACCTGGACACCCGCACCGGCGAGCGCGTGCTGGAACTGCTGCGCGGCGCGGCCGGGCAGGGGCGCACCGTGGTCCTGATCACCCACGACCGCGACATCGCCGCCCAGGCCGACCACCACCTGAACGTGCGCGACGGCGCGGTGACCCCGGGGTAA